In Microvenator marinus, one genomic interval encodes:
- a CDS encoding AAA family ATPase, producing the protein MAKQLRTIDILVDKTEHFVYAQTLFDSDYAAIAATEKEAIEQLGRLLESLLEVDPGMGAVDTEYISRNIKVEIPAATGSRLVNLELNLFAVCEPLTSGYKVWLPQLQLRYRVESLEELEHVSAEWVRDAFPMDRRANYLQRFTHPLSAGNERGSRIKAEKLEIRFRPNKPKNTEDELSTPTLSTVGELLNPRMLKRDAPRAYERRAEVQTVLDYLSESQERSVLLTGPQGAGKTAVTYEVAYRIAKGEAPERLQNVPIWQISGGRLLAGMRFLGQWQERVLALLEEVKEVGAILFAENLIELLETSGNDKHSQGIPGMLLPHMLSGDLVIITEARPEQIARAEQSHPGFLRALRRLSIDPLQPSACDKVLDRLSYRLGRQYGVRLTSETREQVLELVGRFKGVAALPGPAVDLAERMARTNAKPGIVDEDGERPALTPSHAIDAYASMTGLPRPLIDPKTPFQRQDVITHFDRAVFDQPEGIQAMVELVTTMRAGLNSPERPLGSFLFLGPTGVGKTQTALTLAQYLFGNKDRLIRFDMSEYQDAWSAGRLVGRYQGEQGELVRRVREQPFSVILLDEIEKAHSNVFDFLLQALGEGRLTDGIGQTVTLTSAVIIMTSNLGAGGPSSLGFGQRSSEVKRNAEVAHYTSAVENYFRPEFVGRIDKIIPFRSLSQRTARRLVEKALEEAFAREGLVRRRLQVRASDDLIEHLITIGFDEKYGARPLRQTVENLVTTPLAKFLAANVNIQNTALIMDLKDNVVAVSSV; encoded by the coding sequence ATGGCCAAACAACTCCGCACAATTGATATTCTGGTCGATAAGACCGAACATTTCGTCTACGCGCAGACACTCTTCGACTCTGACTACGCCGCCATTGCAGCCACTGAAAAGGAAGCCATCGAGCAGCTTGGCCGCCTCCTCGAGTCCCTACTCGAAGTGGACCCGGGGATGGGCGCCGTGGACACCGAATACATCTCGCGAAATATCAAGGTTGAGATTCCCGCTGCAACAGGCTCGCGGCTCGTAAATCTTGAGCTCAATCTATTTGCGGTCTGTGAGCCCCTTACTTCGGGATACAAGGTCTGGCTGCCACAACTTCAGCTTAGATACCGCGTCGAATCACTAGAAGAGCTCGAGCATGTCAGCGCAGAATGGGTTCGTGACGCCTTTCCGATGGATCGCCGAGCAAACTACCTGCAACGATTCACGCATCCGCTTTCAGCTGGCAACGAGCGCGGCTCGAGAATCAAAGCTGAAAAATTGGAGATTCGCTTCAGGCCAAACAAGCCAAAGAACACCGAGGACGAACTCAGTACGCCGACGTTGAGTACAGTGGGTGAACTCTTGAACCCTCGGATGTTAAAGCGTGACGCCCCACGGGCTTACGAACGAAGAGCTGAAGTTCAAACCGTTCTCGATTACCTATCTGAGTCGCAGGAGCGAAGCGTACTTCTAACCGGACCACAAGGGGCCGGAAAGACCGCGGTAACCTATGAGGTGGCGTACCGAATCGCCAAAGGCGAGGCCCCTGAACGGCTGCAAAACGTGCCGATTTGGCAGATCAGCGGCGGCCGACTTCTGGCCGGAATGCGTTTTCTCGGACAATGGCAAGAGCGTGTTCTTGCGCTCCTCGAAGAAGTCAAAGAAGTAGGCGCTATCCTATTCGCCGAAAACCTGATCGAACTCCTGGAAACTTCGGGAAATGACAAGCATTCTCAAGGTATTCCAGGCATGCTCCTGCCACATATGCTCTCTGGTGATCTTGTGATCATCACGGAAGCTCGACCGGAACAGATCGCCCGCGCTGAGCAAAGCCACCCGGGCTTCTTGAGGGCACTCAGACGCCTTTCGATCGACCCGCTGCAGCCCAGCGCCTGCGACAAAGTCCTAGATCGACTCAGCTATCGACTCGGTCGGCAATATGGCGTTCGACTCACCTCCGAGACACGCGAGCAAGTCCTTGAGCTCGTGGGCCGATTCAAAGGCGTTGCGGCGCTCCCTGGTCCCGCTGTGGACCTCGCAGAGCGCATGGCCCGAACCAACGCCAAACCCGGAATCGTGGATGAAGACGGCGAAAGACCGGCTCTGACGCCTTCCCACGCCATCGACGCCTACGCCTCGATGACAGGGTTACCACGCCCACTGATCGACCCCAAGACGCCGTTTCAGCGACAAGACGTCATCACTCATTTTGATCGCGCGGTGTTTGACCAACCCGAAGGCATCCAGGCGATGGTCGAACTCGTCACTACGATGAGGGCTGGGCTCAATAGTCCAGAAAGACCGCTCGGGAGCTTCCTCTTCCTCGGACCCACGGGTGTCGGAAAGACACAAACAGCGCTCACACTCGCCCAATACCTCTTTGGGAACAAAGACCGGCTCATTCGATTTGATATGTCAGAATATCAAGATGCGTGGTCGGCAGGCCGACTTGTTGGGCGCTATCAGGGTGAACAGGGCGAGCTCGTCAGACGAGTACGGGAGCAACCGTTTTCGGTGATTCTCTTGGATGAAATCGAAAAGGCGCACTCGAACGTCTTCGACTTCCTCCTTCAAGCCCTCGGGGAAGGCAGACTCACAGACGGAATTGGCCAAACAGTGACCCTCACGAGCGCGGTCATCATCATGACCTCCAACCTGGGTGCGGGTGGACCAAGCTCGTTGGGATTCGGACAACGCTCTAGTGAGGTCAAACGAAACGCAGAAGTGGCCCACTACACGTCCGCGGTTGAGAATTACTTTCGACCTGAGTTTGTGGGGCGAATCGATAAGATCATTCCGTTCCGCTCCCTCTCTCAACGCACCGCGAGGAGATTGGTTGAAAAGGCGCTCGAAGAAGCGTTTGCGCGAGAAGGCTTGGTGCGCAGAAGGCTCCAAGTTCGGGCTTCCGACGATCTCATTGAACATCTGATTACGATCGGTTTTGACGAGAAATACGGTGCACGACCTTTGAGGCAAACCGTCGAAAATCTAGTGACCACGCCGCTCGCTAAATTTCTGGCTGCAAACGTCAATATCCAAAACACCGCGCTCATCATGGACCTCAAAGACAATGTGGTTGCAGTGAGCAGCGTTTGA
- a CDS encoding Fur family transcriptional regulator, with amino-acid sequence MSANPNEEQVADAMSSFHERLQEAGLKSTKQRDIIVETFFRLDKHISAEELLDEVRQEQPKIGYATVYRTLKLLVEQNFALPKNFGDGQTRYDPIHDQDPNHDHLICVDCRRIIEFNDEILAARMTEVAQDLGFSLRRKKIELYAECTKKVCEFRQ; translated from the coding sequence GTGAGTGCAAATCCAAATGAAGAACAAGTCGCGGATGCGATGTCGTCATTTCACGAGCGCCTTCAAGAGGCCGGACTGAAATCCACAAAGCAGCGAGACATCATCGTCGAGACGTTTTTCCGCCTCGACAAGCATATCAGCGCCGAAGAACTCCTCGACGAGGTTCGCCAGGAACAGCCTAAGATCGGTTATGCAACGGTCTACAGAACCCTGAAACTCCTCGTAGAACAGAACTTTGCCCTCCCTAAAAACTTTGGCGACGGTCAAACCCGCTACGACCCCATCCACGATCAAGATCCGAATCACGACCACCTCATCTGCGTGGACTGCAGGCGAATCATCGAATTTAACGACGAGATACTCGCCGCGCGAATGACTGAAGTCGCCCAAGACTTGGGTTTTTCACTTCGTCGAAAGAAGATCGAACTTTATGCAGAATGCACGAAAAAGGTCTGCGAGTTCCGACAATAG
- a CDS encoding Mrp/NBP35 family ATP-binding protein produces the protein MKDDFTLKGDVIAALESIEDSAKGKNIVDAHMVEAVQVSAGVVDLTIIIEKDRSKDERFALEDKIYDAVEAVDGVREVKVKLMSPEAIKREASGEPAPKQATPTPAAAPPAQSASIPASAPIEGVGKVIAVASGKGGVGKSTVAVNLALALQKNGFRVGLLDVDIYGPSLPTLLGLAGRPAVRERRIVPLEADGLRVMSLGFLMEDDTPVIWRGPIVTGIIRQFLRDVDWSGLDYLIVDMPPGTGDAQLALAQTVPVDGAVIVTTPSDLALIDAARGLQMFKTLNIDVIGIVENMSYFVCPSCQSTHHIFGKETVEAEAKRLETKLLGGIPLDMAVRKGGDEGRPVVIAEPESPVTKAFLELAEAIADAVPLDAPSGDDTPKKKGLFSFLKS, from the coding sequence ATGAAAGACGATTTTACACTCAAAGGTGATGTGATTGCGGCGCTAGAATCCATCGAAGATTCGGCCAAAGGTAAGAACATCGTCGATGCACACATGGTTGAAGCCGTTCAAGTCTCCGCTGGCGTTGTCGACCTGACCATCATCATCGAAAAGGACCGAAGCAAGGACGAGCGTTTCGCCCTTGAAGACAAGATCTACGATGCCGTTGAGGCGGTAGACGGCGTTCGCGAGGTCAAAGTCAAACTCATGTCTCCGGAGGCTATCAAGCGTGAGGCGTCAGGCGAACCTGCGCCGAAACAGGCGACTCCTACCCCAGCAGCTGCACCACCTGCCCAATCAGCATCTATACCCGCATCTGCACCCATCGAAGGGGTTGGGAAGGTTATCGCAGTGGCTAGTGGTAAAGGCGGCGTTGGAAAGTCCACGGTTGCTGTCAATCTTGCGCTCGCCCTTCAAAAGAACGGATTCCGAGTTGGCCTTCTAGATGTAGATATCTACGGCCCTTCACTTCCGACACTCCTTGGACTCGCCGGTAGACCGGCTGTGCGGGAGCGACGAATCGTACCGCTTGAGGCTGATGGTTTACGCGTGATGAGCCTTGGGTTCCTCATGGAAGATGACACGCCTGTGATCTGGAGAGGACCCATCGTTACGGGGATCATCCGGCAGTTCTTGAGGGACGTGGATTGGAGTGGTCTCGACTACTTGATCGTGGATATGCCTCCTGGCACGGGTGATGCGCAGCTTGCTCTGGCGCAAACGGTCCCAGTCGACGGGGCGGTAATCGTCACGACGCCATCCGACCTCGCTCTCATTGACGCTGCCCGTGGCCTTCAGATGTTCAAGACTTTGAACATTGACGTAATCGGAATAGTGGAAAACATGTCTTACTTTGTTTGCCCGTCTTGCCAGAGCACGCATCATATCTTCGGCAAGGAAACGGTTGAGGCCGAGGCAAAGAGACTGGAGACCAAACTTCTCGGGGGAATTCCTCTTGATATGGCAGTGCGTAAGGGTGGCGACGAAGGCCGTCCTGTGGTCATCGCTGAACCAGAGTCTCCAGTGACCAAGGCATTCCTCGAGCTTGCGGAAGCGATCGCTGACGCGGTGCCGCTCGATGCACCGTCAGGTGACGATACGCCGAAAAAGAAGGGACTTTTCTCCTTCCTCAAAAGTTAA
- a CDS encoding patatin-like phospholipase family protein yields MSRFGRHFVRIRELKACERRLIKLLVERPGALHHRHEALFRYALSLAQTNLFRDPEGQDIVLADDVDDLRTWMLEHVAPLIPEGTEPKIDLLRQVAPLLAIRCDVTRQHVLQRHALAFGPEHLDSEMRQKKLALVLGGGGGSGLVHLGVFSMLNEMGVTPELIVGSSMGSIMGLLRAMEKSYDPVNTVLSLPRHLDLNSIFSPFSGYSRYGFPGAFHLNLLRVGREIFQSLVGSPMPRFSELPIKLEIVACGIRKGFQLDSARYEQIAKDDPGINPTSMRKKLKLFFAAVRDLTKNPRLLSQVVFGRDNETRDFPVLEAMGFSCAVPGLLHYDIFHDDPDTIESLDSIFERDQLLRLCDGGVVNNVPSQVAWDSVQSGTMGSRNSFIFAIDPFAPVTRGANMIWIPVQQIARPTVLNNRPYSDYHKTFKQTPSPLQVVLTSYSKLKVVVDSSREQLKSDEPYIKRALEPLPPYGTWEIGEY; encoded by the coding sequence GTGAGTCGTTTCGGCAGACATTTTGTCCGAATACGGGAGCTCAAAGCCTGTGAAAGGCGGCTGATCAAACTGCTCGTTGAGCGGCCTGGTGCGCTGCATCACAGGCATGAAGCGCTCTTTCGCTACGCGCTATCCCTTGCACAAACCAACCTCTTTCGAGACCCGGAAGGTCAAGATATCGTGCTCGCTGACGATGTTGATGACTTGCGCACGTGGATGCTTGAACACGTCGCCCCACTCATACCGGAAGGGACGGAACCTAAGATCGACCTACTCAGGCAAGTCGCCCCACTTCTCGCGATTCGCTGTGACGTCACGCGCCAACATGTCCTGCAAAGACACGCACTAGCCTTTGGCCCCGAACACCTCGATTCAGAGATGCGCCAAAAGAAGCTCGCCCTCGTCCTCGGCGGCGGCGGCGGCTCCGGGCTTGTTCATCTCGGGGTCTTCTCAATGCTCAACGAAATGGGAGTGACGCCAGAACTTATCGTGGGGAGCTCCATGGGAAGCATCATGGGACTCCTTCGTGCCATGGAAAAGAGCTACGACCCGGTCAATACCGTGCTCTCACTCCCCAGACATCTCGACCTAAACTCCATCTTCAGTCCCTTCTCGGGATATTCGAGATACGGGTTCCCAGGCGCCTTCCACCTCAACCTCCTCAGAGTTGGGCGTGAGATCTTCCAGAGCCTCGTCGGCTCGCCGATGCCTAGATTCAGCGAGCTTCCGATAAAGCTCGAAATCGTTGCCTGCGGCATCCGTAAAGGCTTTCAACTCGATTCCGCACGCTATGAGCAGATCGCCAAAGACGACCCGGGAATCAATCCAACTTCGATGCGAAAGAAGCTCAAGCTCTTTTTCGCTGCCGTACGTGACCTGACTAAGAATCCAAGACTCCTCTCACAGGTTGTTTTTGGGCGCGACAATGAGACTCGGGACTTTCCTGTCCTCGAGGCCATGGGCTTCTCCTGCGCGGTTCCCGGACTCCTTCACTACGATATTTTTCATGACGACCCCGACACGATCGAATCACTCGATTCGATTTTCGAGCGAGACCAACTCCTGCGTCTCTGCGACGGTGGCGTTGTGAACAACGTACCAAGCCAAGTCGCCTGGGATTCCGTTCAGTCAGGAACAATGGGTAGCCGAAACTCGTTTATCTTCGCGATCGACCCTTTTGCACCGGTCACGCGAGGCGCCAACATGATTTGGATTCCCGTTCAACAGATTGCTCGACCCACCGTCCTGAACAATCGCCCCTACTCTGATTACCACAAGACCTTCAAGCAGACCCCGAGCCCACTTCAGGTCGTGCTAACGAGTTACTCAAAACTCAAGGTCGTGGTAGATAGCTCCCGTGAACAACTCAAGAGTGATGAGCCCTACATCAAACGCGCTCTTGAGCCCCTGCCTCCTTACGGTACCTGGGAAATCGGTGAGTACTAA